The following proteins are encoded in a genomic region of Thermaerobacter sp. FW80:
- a CDS encoding AAA family ATPase has product MDHRKRKPIKVSDVARLFGVSRQTIYRWIESGDLAAYGISMFRTPKGEPRFYEDEVLAAIERHKGPGMVPLRQLLLQTGNVERGKVIAVANRKGGVGKTTVTVNLARAITKATGDRVLVIDLDTQGNATRHLGFSAEEPGLNRYELTVADLWQLAPDAPGRPLKEIILPATEDERLWLAPMDDSGDEIDHAANVLLLKIAAGEIRAGASAMEEVLGQFYGTLRERLNELLTVEEPFDYVLLDTPPSAGTLTTIGLLAADAYIIPLEPEPFALQGLDTFEQLVEDLLRIPRHDAPCIGYVLNYRLHRAGLRDEVAAAVREKKGSLVFTTMLRSDVAISEATDQGMSVLDYAPKSRASEDFLALAEEFLERVERIGRSGAQKKEVVG; this is encoded by the coding sequence ATGGATCATCGGAAACGGAAGCCCATCAAGGTTTCGGACGTAGCGCGGCTGTTCGGTGTCAGCCGGCAGACGATTTACCGATGGATCGAGTCCGGCGACCTGGCCGCGTACGGGATCTCGATGTTTCGCACCCCGAAAGGGGAGCCTCGGTTCTACGAGGACGAGGTGCTCGCAGCCATCGAGCGCCACAAAGGGCCCGGAATGGTGCCCCTGCGGCAGTTGCTCTTGCAGACCGGGAACGTCGAGCGGGGCAAGGTCATCGCAGTCGCCAATCGGAAGGGTGGGGTCGGGAAGACGACGGTCACGGTAAACCTGGCACGAGCCATCACCAAGGCGACGGGGGACCGCGTGCTGGTGATCGATCTGGATACGCAGGGCAATGCGACCCGGCACTTGGGGTTTTCGGCAGAGGAGCCGGGGCTCAACCGGTATGAGCTGACGGTGGCGGATCTGTGGCAGCTCGCACCGGATGCACCGGGCCGGCCGCTGAAGGAGATCATCCTGCCGGCCACAGAGGACGAGCGTCTGTGGCTCGCGCCGATGGACGACTCGGGCGACGAGATTGACCACGCGGCCAACGTCCTGCTGCTCAAGATCGCGGCGGGCGAGATCCGGGCCGGTGCGTCAGCGATGGAAGAAGTGCTGGGGCAGTTCTACGGGACCCTGCGGGAGCGGTTGAACGAGCTTCTGACTGTAGAAGAACCCTTTGACTATGTCCTTTTGGACACGCCGCCCTCCGCCGGAACGCTGACGACGATCGGTCTCTTGGCGGCCGACGCGTACATCATCCCGCTGGAACCGGAGCCGTTCGCGCTGCAGGGGCTCGATACATTTGAGCAGCTTGTCGAAGATCTGCTGCGCATCCCGCGGCATGATGCGCCGTGCATTGGGTACGTGCTGAACTACCGCCTCCATCGTGCCGGGCTGCGGGATGAGGTTGCGGCGGCCGTGCGGGAAAAGAAGGGCTCGCTGGTCTTCACGACGATGCTGCGGTCGGACGTGGCGATTTCAGAGGCGACAGATCAGGGGATGTCCGTCTTGGACTATGCGCCGAAGAGTCGGGCCAGCGAGGATTTCCTGGCGCTGGCCGAAGAGTTCCTGGAGCGCGTGGAACGAATTGGGCGTAGCGGAGCGCAGAAGAAGGAGGTCGTCGGATGA
- a CDS encoding helix-turn-helix domain-containing protein, producing the protein MPPAGPTELRDGRRRHWFWAHNAIWDVPDLSAHAILVYLYLCRCADAGGTCWPSRSTIARACRISKDSVDRAIKQLCERGLLIKESRQGPDGAYASNLYTILDPPAPNEAPEPPPSRTQRPPLAALSGYPRPQGAATLAAGNGYPSRNERPEGQPIEGQPKEQHHPVSVPRAARRDDDVTLALSVLTAARTQVAASAESATSDAAAAHLAAAYRRTTGGTLTEGEARQIVERYGLAYALEKLELVAWQQSQGGFERGPKAYYLAALKGDWRVEPHVPARIQKRQEAERRQEEEARKREEERQRIEAEKRLAAALDALIDTLPVEERVRLEAEAEARVRQRTSDKVRSMIPVHRLLVQVEMRALARKRYGNRLQDPGLEAGS; encoded by the coding sequence GTGCCGCCTGCCGGTCCGACCGAACTGCGTGACGGGCGTCGACGCCACTGGTTTTGGGCTCACAACGCCATCTGGGACGTGCCCGACCTCTCCGCACACGCCATCCTGGTCTACCTCTACCTCTGCCGCTGCGCCGACGCGGGCGGCACCTGCTGGCCGTCACGAAGCACCATTGCCCGGGCGTGCCGAATCTCCAAGGACAGCGTCGACCGCGCCATCAAGCAGCTCTGCGAGCGGGGCCTCCTCATCAAAGAATCCCGCCAGGGCCCCGACGGCGCCTATGCCTCCAACCTATATACGATTCTCGATCCGCCGGCTCCGAACGAGGCGCCGGAGCCTCCCCCTAGCCGCACACAGCGGCCACCCCTAGCCGCTCTCAGCGGCTACCCCCGGCCGCAGGGTGCGGCCACCCTAGCCGCAGGCAACGGCTACCCTAGCCGCAACGAGCGGCCCGAAGGACAACCCATTGAAGGACAACCGAAGGAACAACATCATCCGGTCTCCGTACCAAGGGCCGCACGCCGCGATGATGATGTCACCTTGGCACTCTCTGTTCTGACTGCGGCCAGAACACAAGTCGCTGCGAGCGCTGAATCTGCGACATCGGATGCAGCCGCCGCTCACCTCGCTGCAGCGTACCGCCGGACCACGGGCGGCACGCTGACCGAAGGCGAAGCACGCCAAATTGTGGAACGCTATGGCTTAGCCTATGCGCTGGAAAAGCTCGAGCTCGTAGCGTGGCAACAAAGCCAGGGCGGTTTTGAGCGGGGCCCGAAGGCGTACTATCTCGCTGCCCTCAAGGGCGACTGGCGCGTCGAGCCGCACGTCCCAGCACGGATTCAAAAACGGCAGGAAGCGGAGCGTCGGCAGGAGGAAGAGGCCCGGAAGAGGGAAGAGGAACGCCAGCGCATCGAAGCCGAAAAGCGTCTGGCGGCCGCCCTTGACGCCTTGATCGACACGCTCCCCGTGGAGGAGCGTGTCCGCCTGGAGGCGGAAGCGGAGGCGCGGGTACGGCAGCGCACCAGCGACAAGGTGCGCTCGATGATTCCGGTGCATCGGCTGCTGGTACAAGTGGAGATGCGGGCACTCGCCCGGAAGCGGTACGGCAACCGCTTGCAGGATCCTGGTCTGGAGGCAGGCTCATGA
- a CDS encoding ParB/RepB/Spo0J family partition protein: MSRKRGGLGRGLEGLLRGMDSEGHGMVQEVPVAAIRPNPYQPRKHFDEAALDELAASIRRRGVLQPVQVVREGDGYILIAGERRWRAARKAGLATIPAVVRDLEPAAWTEVALIENLQREDLNPIEEAEAYRLLHEEYGLTQEAIAERVGKSRPHIANMMRLLQLMPAVQDAVRTGQLSIGHAKILAGLPPELQLELAAAAIEKGWTVRHLERQLAARSAFGPRRETASAAARESGLEPLIRKLKEALGAEVTCRPRGAGWRLVIDIPDRAMLERLLEVLQDHSPEDRATGPG; this comes from the coding sequence ATGAGCCGCAAACGCGGAGGTCTCGGCCGAGGTCTCGAAGGGCTGTTGCGCGGCATGGACTCGGAAGGCCACGGGATGGTCCAGGAAGTGCCTGTGGCGGCCATCCGTCCGAATCCCTACCAGCCCCGGAAGCATTTTGACGAGGCGGCGCTCGACGAGCTCGCTGCCTCGATCCGTCGCCGCGGGGTCCTTCAACCGGTGCAGGTCGTGCGCGAAGGTGACGGCTACATCCTCATCGCCGGCGAGCGCCGGTGGCGGGCCGCGCGCAAGGCCGGCCTTGCAACCATCCCGGCCGTCGTACGCGACCTGGAACCCGCGGCCTGGACCGAGGTGGCGCTCATTGAAAACCTCCAACGCGAAGACCTCAACCCGATTGAGGAGGCCGAAGCTTACCGCCTGCTGCACGAAGAATACGGGCTCACTCAGGAAGCGATCGCCGAGCGGGTCGGCAAGAGCCGGCCGCACATCGCCAACATGATGCGTCTTCTCCAGTTGATGCCCGCGGTTCAGGATGCCGTCCGGACCGGCCAACTCAGCATCGGCCATGCAAAGATCCTCGCCGGTCTTCCGCCCGAGCTCCAGCTCGAGCTTGCCGCAGCCGCGATCGAAAAGGGATGGACGGTTCGCCATCTCGAACGGCAGCTGGCCGCACGATCCGCCTTTGGACCGCGCCGTGAGACTGCATCCGCCGCCGCGCGTGAATCGGGCCTCGAGCCGTTGATCCGGAAGCTCAAGGAGGCCCTGGGCGCCGAGGTGACCTGTCGGCCGCGCGGTGCAGGCTGGCGACTTGTCATCGATATCCCGGACCGTGCGATGCTTGAACGCCTGCTGGAAGTCTTGCAGGACCACAGCCCCGAGGATCGAGCGACGGGCCCCGGATGA
- a CDS encoding IS200/IS605 family accessory protein TnpB-related protein, producing the protein MQATFQTKIQDRSVYPALDAIAALYGRLLRRLFVDVYVHNRPLVECKREYIAHYGITARHFNALAIELKAKVKAAEEAHRHHLVNLRGQIQSTERAIAKLQKQEKALASGKGRWAALPPEERAERRRRVRFRLHQKQRRLAMLRARLETAEARTGLPPVCFGSRRLFHRQFHLEENGFASHDEWRKAWRDARSQSFFCIGSKGEMSGNLNCSLIAGSLRLRVPNALAARFGRCIWIHGVRFPYGDDVISRAIATGQAISYRFVRKRGVWYVFATTERPAAPITTSRMAGALGADLNPDRLAVAEVDRFGNPVAARDIRFQLQGKRREQVKAILGDAVADLVAWAKGAGKPIVVEHLDFREKKARLREDDKRYARKLSAFAYGKFSALLMARAAREGVEVIRVNPAFTSVIGKVKFMARYGLSPHAAAAVAIARRGLRLGERLRSGTARPLPARNRGRHVWSDWRRVAPSVRGKLAHRLYERSSEDAPGRGEPRSTLAPAAPRPHGPGCDGLAWGPGCDPPARIVGSAVRPAS; encoded by the coding sequence ATGCAGGCGACCTTTCAGACGAAGATTCAAGACCGGTCGGTTTACCCGGCGCTGGACGCCATCGCCGCACTGTACGGTCGCCTGCTGCGCCGGTTATTTGTCGATGTCTATGTTCACAATCGTCCCCTTGTTGAGTGCAAGCGGGAATACATTGCCCACTACGGAATCACAGCTCGCCACTTCAATGCGCTGGCCATCGAACTCAAGGCCAAGGTAAAGGCGGCGGAGGAAGCCCATCGGCACCATCTGGTGAATCTGCGCGGGCAGATTCAATCCACCGAACGAGCGATTGCCAAGCTCCAAAAGCAGGAGAAAGCCTTGGCATCGGGCAAGGGCCGCTGGGCCGCCCTGCCGCCCGAAGAGCGGGCGGAGCGTCGCCGTCGGGTCCGCTTTCGGCTGCACCAGAAGCAACGGCGACTGGCGATGCTTCGCGCCCGCCTTGAAACGGCGGAAGCCCGGACGGGATTGCCGCCGGTTTGCTTTGGTTCTCGGCGTTTGTTTCACCGGCAGTTCCACCTTGAAGAGAATGGGTTTGCTTCTCACGACGAATGGCGCAAGGCATGGCGCGATGCCCGCAGCCAAAGCTTCTTCTGCATCGGATCAAAGGGCGAAATGAGCGGGAATTTGAATTGCTCGCTCATTGCCGGGTCCTTGCGCCTTCGCGTGCCAAACGCCTTGGCCGCTCGTTTTGGTCGCTGCATTTGGATTCACGGTGTCCGCTTCCCCTACGGGGATGATGTGATTTCGCGTGCCATCGCAACCGGGCAAGCGATTTCCTACCGCTTTGTCCGTAAGCGCGGTGTGTGGTATGTGTTCGCCACCACTGAACGGCCAGCGGCCCCGATCACGACATCGCGGATGGCTGGCGCCCTTGGCGCGGATCTGAACCCCGACCGGCTGGCCGTGGCGGAGGTGGACCGCTTCGGCAACCCGGTGGCGGCGCGCGACATCCGGTTTCAGCTTCAAGGCAAGCGCCGCGAGCAGGTGAAGGCCATCCTGGGCGATGCGGTGGCGGACCTGGTGGCATGGGCCAAGGGCGCCGGCAAGCCCATCGTGGTGGAGCACCTGGACTTCCGGGAGAAGAAGGCCCGTCTTCGAGAAGACGACAAGCGCTACGCCCGGAAGTTGTCCGCGTTTGCTTACGGCAAATTTTCCGCCCTGCTCATGGCCCGGGCCGCCCGGGAAGGCGTGGAAGTGATCCGCGTCAACCCGGCCTTCACCAGCGTGATTGGCAAGGTCAAGTTTATGGCCCGGTACGGGCTGTCGCCCCACGCGGCGGCGGCGGTGGCGATTGCCCGCCGGGGCCTTCGTTTGGGCGAGCGCTTGCGCTCTGGAACCGCCCGCCCTCTACCCGCGAGGAATCGAGGGCGGCACGTCTGGAGCGATTGGCGGCGCGTCGCCCCGTCGGTGCGCGGCAAGCTGGCGCACCGGCTTTATGAGCGGTCCTCCGAGGACGCCCCAGGTCGGGGAGAACCCCGATCCACCCTGGCACCGGCGGCCCCAAGGCCGCACGGCCCGGGGTGCGATGGTCTGGCTTGGGGTCCGGGGTGCGATCCCCCGGCGCGAATCGTCGGGAGCGCTGTTCGCCCGGCGTCATAG
- a CDS encoding replication-relaxation family protein: MAWQSLLRIPEPIPPSVTSRTAAAALVVLDRLAGASRDQIAALTGSGSAGAYRALSSLARDGLVLAPPRGRGEALWRLTRAGRTWVSRLLPDGYVWPDPPGRGRGENLQHRRMVGDVLVELARRYPAWPWVFAFRSHGRGALSTYGVVYDPDARVDLPRGQLLIEVDRGTMRRRGLEAKFYRLREVLDYGGYGLQAPRRLLFVLHTPSAGRIRLIQELATTYLEPYLIAPPAGQQDVLALDVWVGTLGEVIDRFSQEAAYWLDQPGPDGRVSPTARVPHMGVAELVLDALTAAGVRGLHLAMGRAPVFAWRQPGILRDDKQVLLVLDGRRSAAVGAWARYLERACAEWEERTNRPARGLILLSRPEDGWQVTTPRVFWTTPDALHPQGGVRSADGRLQPLTAVFP, encoded by the coding sequence ATGGCGTGGCAAAGCCTGTTGCGGATTCCCGAACCGATCCCGCCGTCCGTGACGTCTCGAACCGCTGCCGCCGCGCTCGTTGTACTGGACCGCCTCGCCGGAGCGAGCCGGGATCAAATTGCGGCCTTGACCGGTTCGGGAAGCGCTGGCGCATACCGGGCCCTGTCCAGCCTGGCCCGGGACGGCCTGGTCCTGGCCCCGCCGCGCGGCCGGGGCGAGGCGTTGTGGCGGCTTACGAGGGCGGGGCGAACCTGGGTGAGTCGGCTGCTGCCTGACGGTTACGTGTGGCCGGACCCGCCTGGACGGGGGAGGGGCGAGAACCTCCAGCACCGCCGGATGGTGGGCGACGTGCTGGTCGAATTGGCCCGGCGATATCCGGCATGGCCCTGGGTCTTCGCGTTCCGCTCGCACGGGCGCGGTGCGTTGAGCACGTATGGCGTGGTCTATGATCCGGACGCACGGGTGGATCTGCCGCGGGGGCAGCTGCTGATCGAAGTCGACCGGGGGACGATGCGCCGGCGGGGGCTTGAGGCGAAGTTTTACCGCCTGCGCGAGGTCCTCGATTACGGCGGTTACGGCTTGCAGGCGCCGCGGCGGCTTCTGTTCGTTCTGCACACGCCCAGTGCGGGCCGGATCCGGCTCATTCAGGAGCTGGCCACGACGTACCTGGAGCCGTATCTCATCGCCCCGCCGGCAGGGCAGCAGGACGTGCTGGCGCTGGACGTGTGGGTCGGGACCTTGGGGGAGGTCATCGACCGGTTTTCGCAAGAGGCGGCGTACTGGCTGGACCAGCCCGGCCCGGACGGGCGCGTGTCGCCCACAGCGCGTGTGCCCCACATGGGAGTGGCCGAGCTCGTGCTGGATGCGTTGACCGCTGCGGGAGTTCGGGGTTTGCACCTGGCCATGGGACGGGCGCCGGTGTTCGCGTGGCGCCAGCCGGGGATTCTCCGGGACGACAAGCAGGTTTTGCTGGTGCTTGACGGGCGGCGGTCAGCTGCCGTGGGCGCATGGGCCCGGTATCTTGAGCGCGCGTGCGCGGAGTGGGAGGAGCGGACGAACCGCCCGGCGCGGGGCCTGATCCTGCTGAGTCGCCCGGAAGACGGCTGGCAGGTGACGACGCCCCGGGTGTTCTGGACGACGCCCGATGCGTTGCATCCGCAGGGCGGCGTACGGTCGGCCGACGGGCGGCTGCAGCCGTTGACGGCCGTGTTCCCGTAA
- a CDS encoding IS256 family transposase yields MSRIPPSQQLAELARQLAAQAREGTEVEDLTHALVRLGARKLIQELLEAEVTELLGRGRYERREPGQEGARNGYKPRTLRCAEGRLEIDVPQVRGMEGLCQPTLWRALKRRTDVLERLVVEMYARGLSSRDIEDALAELAGSEAPLLSRSTVSRITEALHEEFEAFAQRDLSGLDVVYLFADAIYESLRRQAGCREGILVTWAILSDGSKVLVHLSLGNKERYEDWLEHFRDLVRRGLKTPLTVTTDGAPGLIQAVEAMWPEAERIRCWVHKMRNVLDKVPEEARPVLKPYLEAIRDAPDIEQGRRLVAEVVERFGREYPSAMRSLQEDLEASLAHLRLPAAHRKHVRTTNLVERSFEEERRRAKVIPRFRSERECLKLVFAVLWRASERWRRVQFSEHERKQLERYIEERQRQRAAQKEVSPAATVA; encoded by the coding sequence ATGTCCAGGATACCACCCAGCCAGCAGTTGGCGGAGCTGGCCCGGCAGCTGGCCGCGCAGGCCCGGGAGGGTACTGAGGTCGAGGACCTGACCCATGCCCTCGTCCGCCTGGGCGCCCGCAAGCTCATCCAGGAGCTGCTGGAGGCAGAGGTCACGGAGCTTTTGGGGCGCGGACGCTACGAGCGGCGCGAGCCTGGCCAGGAAGGCGCCCGCAACGGCTACAAGCCGCGGACGCTGCGTTGCGCCGAGGGGCGGCTCGAGATCGACGTCCCCCAGGTGCGGGGCATGGAGGGACTGTGCCAGCCCACGCTGTGGAGGGCCCTCAAGCGGCGGACGGACGTGCTGGAGCGCCTGGTGGTGGAGATGTACGCCCGGGGCCTCTCTAGCCGGGACATCGAGGATGCGCTGGCGGAGCTGGCGGGCAGCGAAGCGCCGCTTTTGAGCCGGTCCACCGTGAGCCGGATCACCGAGGCGCTCCACGAGGAGTTCGAGGCCTTTGCCCAGCGGGACCTGTCAGGCCTCGACGTGGTGTACCTGTTCGCCGACGCCATCTACGAGTCGCTGCGCCGGCAGGCGGGCTGCCGTGAGGGCATCCTGGTCACCTGGGCCATCTTGAGCGACGGCAGCAAGGTGCTGGTGCACCTGAGCCTGGGCAACAAGGAGCGCTACGAGGACTGGCTGGAGCACTTCCGGGATCTGGTGCGCCGGGGGCTGAAGACGCCGCTGACGGTGACGACGGACGGGGCGCCGGGGCTGATCCAGGCGGTGGAAGCCATGTGGCCGGAGGCGGAGCGCATCCGCTGCTGGGTGCACAAGATGCGGAACGTGCTGGACAAGGTGCCGGAGGAGGCGCGGCCCGTGCTCAAGCCCTACCTGGAGGCGATCCGGGACGCACCGGATATCGAGCAGGGCCGGCGGCTGGTGGCCGAGGTGGTGGAGCGGTTCGGGCGGGAGTATCCCTCGGCCATGCGGAGCCTGCAGGAGGACCTGGAAGCGAGCCTGGCGCACCTGCGGCTACCCGCCGCCCACCGCAAGCATGTCCGGACCACCAACCTGGTGGAGCGCAGCTTCGAGGAGGAGCGGCGGCGCGCCAAGGTGATCCCGCGGTTTCGGAGCGAGCGGGAGTGCCTGAAGCTAGTCTTCGCCGTGCTGTGGCGGGCGAGTGAGCGCTGGCGGCGGGTGCAGTTCAGCGAGCACGAACGAAAGCAGCTGGAGCGCTACATCGAGGAGCGGCAACGGCAAAGAGCGGCGCAGAAAGAGGTTTCACCCGCTGCCACCGTGGCATGA
- a CDS encoding triacylglycerol lipase — translation MRARGSKSYDLVLVHGLLNIHRWSRRFLERCVEQWGSGRVYVVYLNPPLQIWRKQLGHGTVTFIGRNDLTAGTRTVDVQAQDLAAKVRALRSRCGLSRPFSVIAHSMGGIVARRYMADHPEEVAAVVTLGTPHHGSPLAEHYRWLGSLLGAKGAFANLTPSWLARFNQEHPPDRYGPVYTVRGYGRPGRDWGVLGELLVGGAHLHWLCGTRSDGLVPEGSAVIEGAVHIADLPGYHHLDLVRRPEVADLCARYLP, via the coding sequence GTGAGGGCGCGAGGAAGCAAGTCGTACGATCTGGTGCTGGTGCACGGACTTCTGAACATCCACCGCTGGAGCCGGCGGTTTCTCGAACGGTGCGTCGAGCAATGGGGATCGGGGCGGGTGTACGTCGTCTACCTGAACCCCCCTCTGCAGATCTGGAGGAAACAGCTTGGCCACGGCACGGTCACCTTCATCGGCCGCAACGACTTGACGGCCGGTACCCGGACGGTGGACGTCCAGGCGCAGGACCTGGCGGCGAAGGTTCGCGCCTTACGAAGCCGGTGCGGCCTGAGCCGGCCCTTCTCGGTCATCGCCCACAGCATGGGCGGTATCGTGGCGCGCCGGTACATGGCCGACCACCCGGAAGAGGTGGCGGCCGTGGTCACCCTGGGCACGCCCCACCATGGTTCCCCCCTGGCGGAGCACTACCGGTGGCTCGGCAGCCTGCTGGGAGCGAAGGGGGCCTTCGCCAACCTGACCCCGTCCTGGCTGGCCCGCTTCAACCAGGAACATCCCCCCGACCGGTACGGCCCCGTGTATACGGTGCGCGGGTACGGGCGCCCGGGCCGGGACTGGGGGGTGCTGGGGGAGTTGCTGGTCGGGGGGGCACACCTGCACTGGCTGTGTGGCACGAGGTCGGATGGGCTCGTCCCCGAGGGGTCGGCCGTCATCGAAGGAGCCGTCCACATCGCCGATCTGCCGGGCTATCATCACCTCGACCTCGTGCGGCGGCCGGAAGTGGCCGATCTCTGTGCCCGCTACCTGCCGTAA
- a CDS encoding helix-turn-helix domain-containing protein has translation MCTLQGYCFVLDPTLHQQLALASHVGARRFAFNWGLTLVKERREAHAGGEDVEVPWTLPALRREWHRQKHTVAPWWRANSKEAYASGPVSVPGSGGNSRAIGLGPGGP, from the coding sequence ATGTGCACGTTGCAGGGGTACTGCTTCGTCCTTGACCCCACACTCCACCAGCAGCTGGCGCTGGCCTCCCACGTGGGTGCGCGCCGCTTTGCCTTCAACTGGGGCCTGACTCTGGTGAAGGAGCGCCGGGAAGCCCATGCCGGGGGCGAGGACGTGGAGGTGCCGTGGACGCTTCCGGCCTTGCGGCGGGAATGGCACCGGCAAAAACACACGGTTGCTCCCTGGTGGCGGGCGAACTCGAAGGAGGCCTACGCCTCAGGCCCCGTTAGCGTCCCAGGTAGTGGTGGAAATAGCCGAGCCATAGGGCTCGGCCCTGGTGGCCCTTGA
- a CDS encoding IS256 family transposase — protein sequence MTADFRMALLELLRKYQGEPEVDALREGLRWLAQQLMELEVSELVGAQRYERTETRKTYRNGYRSRPWDTRVGTIELRIPKLRQGSYFPSLLEPRRRAERALVAVVQEAYVQGVSTRKVDDLVRALGLDGISKSEVSRLCAELDEQMERFRNRPLESEYPYLWLDAKPIKVRQDHRVVNMAAVIAVGVTRTGQREVLGFDVGAAETYEFWLAFLRSLVARGLKGVRLVISDAHEGLKRVISEVLAGASWQRCRVHFMRNLLARVPKHAQPMVAALVRTIFAQPDLASAREQLEHVAANLDRRFPQAAALLRDAMEDVLAYMAFPAEHWRRIHSTNVLERLNRELARRCDVVGIFPNVAAALRLLGALLEEQQDEWLVSRRYFSLESMAKIDANPPREDSQLHESSAALKVLAV from the coding sequence GTGACCGCTGATTTCAGGATGGCACTTCTCGAGCTTTTGCGCAAATACCAGGGGGAGCCGGAAGTCGATGCCCTGCGGGAAGGACTACGCTGGCTGGCCCAACAGCTCATGGAGCTCGAGGTGAGCGAACTCGTTGGCGCTCAGCGGTACGAGCGCACGGAAACGCGGAAGACGTACCGGAACGGCTATCGCTCCCGGCCCTGGGATACCCGCGTGGGCACCATCGAGCTGCGGATCCCCAAACTCCGCCAGGGCAGCTACTTCCCCAGCCTGCTGGAGCCCCGCCGGCGGGCAGAGCGGGCCCTGGTCGCCGTGGTGCAGGAGGCTTATGTGCAGGGTGTCAGCACCCGGAAGGTCGACGACCTGGTCCGGGCGTTGGGCCTGGACGGCATCAGCAAGAGTGAAGTCTCCCGGCTTTGTGCGGAACTGGACGAACAGATGGAGCGTTTCCGGAACCGCCCCCTGGAGAGCGAGTACCCCTACCTGTGGCTGGATGCCAAGCCGATCAAGGTACGGCAGGACCATCGCGTGGTGAACATGGCCGCGGTCATCGCCGTGGGGGTGACGCGAACCGGGCAGCGCGAGGTGCTGGGCTTTGACGTGGGCGCGGCCGAGACGTACGAGTTCTGGCTCGCGTTTCTCCGCAGCCTGGTGGCCCGAGGGCTCAAGGGCGTTCGCCTGGTCATCTCGGATGCCCACGAGGGACTCAAGCGCGTCATCAGCGAGGTGCTGGCGGGCGCCAGCTGGCAACGGTGCCGCGTGCACTTCATGCGGAACCTGCTGGCCCGGGTGCCCAAGCACGCCCAGCCGATGGTGGCGGCCCTGGTGCGAACGATCTTTGCTCAACCCGACCTGGCGTCTGCCCGGGAGCAGCTCGAACACGTGGCCGCCAACCTGGACCGACGATTCCCCCAGGCGGCCGCTCTGCTCCGGGATGCAATGGAGGACGTGCTGGCCTACATGGCGTTCCCGGCCGAGCACTGGCGCCGGATCCACTCGACGAACGTCCTGGAGCGGCTGAACCGGGAGTTGGCCCGGCGCTGTGACGTAGTGGGGATTTTCCCGAACGTCGCCGCGGCCCTGCGGCTACTGGGGGCTCTTCTGGAGGAGCAGCAGGATGAGTGGTTGGTGTCCCGGCGGTACTTCAGCCTGGAGTCCATGGCCAAGATCGATGCGAACCCACCCCGTGAGGACTCTCAGCTACACGAGAGTTCGGCAGCACTGAAGGTGCTGGCTGTCTGA
- a CDS encoding ABC transporter ATP-binding protein, whose translation MPPAIETRALTKYYGRVRGVEDLNLEVEEGEIFGFIGPNGAGKTTTIRTLLGLLRPTSGQVALFGRPVPPGGGSLLAEVGYLPGEVAYYPDMTGRELLQYAAGFYPKVDRRWVEQLIERLQFDPSRPIRSYSFGNRKKLGIIQALLHRPRLVILDEPSSGLDPLVRAELFALLRELNREGMTIFFSTHVLEEVDRLCHRVAMIRDGRLIHVSPVEDLPGRHLRVVTVRLAGGGPPPDAVLARWGHPRPEEVPGKPGTYRMVVRAPVNEVTRVLAQLDLEELTITDPSIEDVFLAMYRSGQGGGAS comes from the coding sequence ATGCCGCCCGCCATCGAGACTCGCGCGCTGACCAAGTACTACGGCCGGGTACGGGGTGTGGAGGATCTCAACTTGGAGGTGGAAGAAGGCGAGATCTTCGGGTTCATCGGGCCCAACGGCGCGGGGAAGACGACCACCATTCGCACGTTGCTGGGCCTCCTGCGCCCCACATCGGGCCAGGTGGCCCTCTTCGGCCGTCCCGTTCCGCCGGGCGGCGGCAGCCTCCTGGCCGAAGTGGGTTACCTGCCCGGTGAGGTGGCCTACTACCCCGATATGACGGGCCGGGAACTGCTCCAGTACGCAGCCGGCTTTTACCCGAAGGTCGACCGGCGGTGGGTCGAGCAACTCATCGAGCGCCTTCAGTTTGACCCGTCCCGTCCCATCCGCAGCTATTCCTTCGGCAACCGCAAGAAACTGGGGATCATCCAGGCCCTCCTGCACCGGCCCCGCCTCGTGATCCTGGACGAGCCCAGCAGCGGCCTGGACCCGCTGGTCCGCGCCGAGCTCTTCGCGTTGCTCCGTGAACTCAACCGCGAGGGGATGACCATCTTCTTCTCGACCCACGTCCTCGAGGAAGTGGACCGCCTGTGCCACCGCGTGGCCATGATCCGTGACGGCCGCCTCATCCACGTGTCGCCCGTCGAGGACCTGCCGGGGCGCCATCTGCGCGTCGTGACCGTCCGCCTGGCGGGAGGCGGGCCTCCCCCCGACGCCGTCCTCGCCCGCTGGGGCCATCCCAGGCCCGAGGAAGTCCCGGGTAAGCCGGGTACCTACCGGATGGTCGTGCGGGCGCCCGTCAATGAGGTGACGAGGGTGCTGGCCCAACTGGACCTGGAGGAGTTGACCATCACGGATCCCAGCATCGAAGACGTCTTCCTGGCCATGTACCGCTCGGGTCAGGGAGGAGGGGCATCGTGA